In Eisenibacter elegans DSM 3317, one DNA window encodes the following:
- a CDS encoding Rpn family recombination-promoting nuclease/putative transposase, with amino-acid sequence VISYVSLRDSETKEEFYDKLRFVYLEMPKFTKAASELQGNLDKWLFVLKNMHRLENVPVNIQEAVLLKVFEECEIAKYNKEERMLYEQSQKERNDWFAVLSTAEEKGRAKGKAEGKAEGKAEVARQCILKGYDNEIIQELTNLPLASIEQLRQEMKAQGLI; translated from the coding sequence GGTCATTTCCTATGTTTCGCTCCGCGATTCGGAAACCAAGGAAGAGTTTTATGACAAGCTGCGCTTTGTCTACTTGGAAATGCCTAAATTTACCAAAGCTGCCTCTGAGCTCCAAGGAAACTTAGACAAGTGGCTCTTTGTTTTGAAAAATATGCACCGCCTCGAAAACGTACCCGTCAATATCCAAGAGGCGGTTTTGCTCAAGGTTTTTGAAGAATGTGAAATTGCCAAATACAACAAAGAAGAACGTATGCTCTACGAACAAAGCCAAAAAGAACGTAACGACTGGTTTGCCGTACTCTCCACTGCTGAGGAAAAAGGAAGAGCCAAAGGAAAAGCTGAAGGAAAAGCTGAAGGAAAAGCCGAGGTCGCTAGACAGTGTATCTTGAAGGGTTATGACAATGAAATCATTCAGGAACTAACCAACCTACCCCTTGCCAGTATCGAACAACTAAGGCAAGAGATGAAAGCCCAAGGCCTGATCTAA